Part of the Nicotiana sylvestris chromosome 2, ASM39365v2, whole genome shotgun sequence genome, accCTTAGCTCCTTCACCGACTCTTTTGAAGCCCgagactttctcattttcttcgcctccctggcaagctccttcaATTCCTTGTCATGAGAATCAATAGCATCTATTAGCTTCTTCTGATTGTCTAGAAGCTCCTTCAGAGTGTCCTCCactgactgtgggacctgtggcgGAGGAGGTACTGACTGGGTTGCCACCGAAGTAGCTagtacagacagcttagaagtggttgtctgcatccagttgttgatgttgGAAAGGGTCTGGTTTAGGCGGTGGGCAGTCAAAGGATATACAGTGGATGAAGGAATCTCTGGAGCTGTAGAAGTGGAGGGTCCTTGGGCCATGTCTGTTGTGGCggaaggaggctgagtaggagccattACTGCTactagctcttcagactggccagttgaagtagtggctttgcccttagggctataagcacgtgatttttgcttcacggacagtcactccgaaagaaaaatagtgacaaaggacctcgctgtacaattttcaattttccgtaacgcgtgctgctagtcatgtgtggttctgtccattttgctatttttaacattattaaataaaatacaaaatgtgtatgtcatggtaattagaccataattcgttcagtaaaagaaaattcacaaaaaatattctagggtgcgatttaatctatttaaatattttgataattatgttagGTGTTAAATTAATGTTTGCTTGAACTTCATTTTATTCTtagttttaaaaattagaaaaaaaagaaagaaagaaaaaaagagaagaaaagaatgaagaaaacggtttgggccaagaaaataaaccaaaaataggcccaaaccaattcgagccgacccagtccaaaccaggcctcaggcaaaccccccaaacgacgccgtataaaggcgtttgatctgagccgtccgtccaggccgaTCTAACgactcaggacctctttcagcaacccgttttcaaacccgacccaataaccggtctgacccaacccctcacttaaaccaaacgaccccgtttaactaccaaacgaccccgtctcatttctcaccatcagatccaagccgttgagatcatctgatctaacggctcagatccaatcccctactccgtatataaaccctctatcactccccacgccccctatccgaacccccccttcatcgtccccaagctcaaacactgaaaccccaaaccctagcaagccgccctagcttccctttcaccagaacccggcggcacgaacgccggtgaccacctcctgaacaccctaagtccccctcactctcctgaacatggatctgctatccatttgcctcgaatcactttccttcgtctcgaatcttcatttgaagatttgagtcaagcccggacctatgccaaattaccccatcttcataccagacactcccctgaccctcctcgtgaccaaaccaagcttggtttggtccgaatctacccacaactcccaaaaatcagatctgaagatccaaagcctagaacactaatagccttggaatccggtcGGTCTTAACAAgggtttgaggtttaatggatcttaaccaaggtgttctcatgtgagaacaccctggttaaaatttgttcggcctcaaatggtcaaagttgagtctgatttgggtctgtttgatttcaaactttttcggtaagttttcctttctctttgtttagttctaattaagttgtcagcatgtttcgttgtgtttgtttgttagtttgtcatttttcattcggatttcttccatctctgtcaaaggccttttattgggtcaattgttttctgtttaTATTCTGAATGTACCCCATGATAAACgtgatcgtcaattagattagtcgtcaaatgagttaattcatatagaccccagtaattgaacaaaagttgtttgatgccctttaggtccctgaacgtattgtttatatgagcgactgattattacctgttataattagtatactcgacctgataaatgtcgtcgattagttctcTATAATTGATGGATCAAATAAGCTAATAATTTCacgtgactaattgaaccttgccactgactgaatgccccagcattgtttgaaatgagtttgtttgcattgcaaaaatgactgaaaaggttcagtccagggcagtcctgaaaTTGAACTCTcagaagttcaaaaatgccctgatgctgcaataggcagggcagtaataatcaagggttaacaagggtattctggggtgttaaaaaggacagaaagattagtttaaatgagctgacaagtaaggtactaatttaggatttaactaataccaatggggaacaagacacaagggtatggggcttaaaatgaataataaaatgagcccataactcttgattaaacaaaaccaggcgtggggaacaaagggctggcaccaaaagatgcttaggcatgggcttaaaagagtatgggcagtctgcaagtaggggaggaggcagctcagctgcactgggtcatttggcttataaataggccatttgaaaACTGAAGaagggctggaatttttagtcttgaggctggaacttttagtctgaagagaggtctagtgagttcaaaagaaaactgaaaaaaaacataaggtagtttccagtAAACATTGCAACCAAACAttgtctgaaagttgtataagagtgcatttttgtcaagctgtcttggccaagttctgttgtttgcattgactgagctgtttatggttgttgaactattggtgttgctgcattgaacactctgttattgctgtggtttctctactctttcctgggattgctcatttggtgctcgactatttgctggttctctttgttctgggaaatattgttggttgtctgtgggttgtggaaaacatttgattgttggtttgttgttgtgctgtggctgtgtatctgttgttgctgtgtttactgcatactgcccagctgatcattccttttcttctttgtcctctataccaggtacacaattacactaccaatgtaactcgaaagtttgagcaatgagtataaaagagaagatctgcagatgttgtttatatacatgtactgttgtgttgaatgTCATGTAGTGTCTAATAGCTCACATTTTTAGATACTGAAGGTGGCTTACaagcctagttgatgtcaatgtaggggatcgaatgatagttgtatatgtatgctgttagataaaagtattctcaatgaattaggttgcatctcagatttagtttactttgcagtatatgctgtaacgtatgccaagcatgaaaactgtacatcatgggttgagttcttccttttctgattaatggtctcatataactagtaaaccacctgttaagacaaagaacataaaacttgtaatatcaaCCCCATGAAGGTCGAGTTCAGGTCAAAACAGGCCAAGcaggcctgcttcgagcaagcagtggcccgggtttggcccatcacgcatgggttggatttgggcccgtgattatttattcgactgactgtgcacgcagcttcgttcctgatttttttaagcatttccgaattccgttacaaataacttgcaagcatgtaactaattaggactATTTACTGTTTTCAAtagatagagacaaacacgacaagaaacgtagttgctataggataccctttaaaaataagaatgagatgagcctcgacgaaaataaacaaaacgcgcagatgcggggcccttgttaaatgtatattatcgaagcatttagtttccagggcgggttgtttagcaaatctcacaaccctcctaaaataacaatacgttagactctttaggacgcgccttaataaatcttaccttcttaaacccgagtgcacatttatgtgacccaaatccaattctcaacggagtcgaaatgtgtttctaaccacgggtacattgattgtggcgtggttcgaggtgcgtgtccatgacgttgcaaattcatttttaaaataagaatgagatgagcctcaccaaataaaatacaaattacggggccctcagtaaatatatttttttttttaaaaaaaaaaaattgtttagatttcaggatggaccgttttagtaaaattccacggtcctacccaaaataaatacgctagtcgctttaggcgcgcctttaataatttaatttccttaaactcgggtgcacattgatgtgacccaaatccaaatctcaacggagtcaaagtatgtcaacgaccacgggtacattgattgtaacgcggtccaaagacgtgttttaagcgatgttcacatttcttttaaaaacaataataataaagcggttaaaagataaaatttgcacataagttcatatttgtataaaatcagataatcaagccgaatataacagttgagcgaccgtgctagaaccacggaactcgggaatgcctaacaccttctcccgggttaacagaattccttacccggatttctggtacgcagactttaatatagagtcattattttcctcgattcgggattaaaattggtgactcgggacaccctaaatctcccaaatggcgactctgaaataaataaacaaatctcgtttcgattgtcctttaattggaaaaactcccttgcgcccccccccccgggtgcggaaaaagCAGGTGTGACAAGGGTCCTTGAGGTTGTCGGGACCCTTGGTTCTGTACTAGGAGAACGgtgcctttgctttcactttcaCATCAAATCTCCGCTTCTCCACATCAAGGTCCTCGAAATACATGGTCAGGAAATTGGGGAAGGGTAGGATCTGTCACCTTCGTTCACAACCTATGTAATAACCCTTGACATCACATTtccgatgttgatcgggtaccccgccatgatcgatgccaccaataCAGCCCGGTGGATAGGAAGGGAGTTGtcgtgagtggtggggtctagccaGCTACAAACAAATGTCTCTCACCCCTTTGCTTCAAAGTTAAGGATCCGCCTCAGAATATTTACCCCTGTTGTCAACCATGACGGGGTGGTACctaggattgccaagtactcagcTAGCCACGGCCGGGCATCCTCCCCCAAAGCTACCTTGTCTAAGTACAAGGTCTCATCCTCCTCCGAGAAGCCCAAATAATCATTTATTGATTTGCCATCAAATTTCACTTTTAAGTTCCGCACTTTGGTCACTATTgtgcccttttttatgtgggcaacattcatgtaaaactccttcaccaagtgctcatttgcatcctcTACATGGCCTATGAAATAGTTCCAGCCAGCTCTCTCCCTGAATTGCCTCAACacgttggggttgtgaggcatgAGGTCCTTTGTAATGAATTTTCGCTCCAGTATTAGCTTCCCCTCGGGCCACCACTGtctgaacttgtggtaggccaCTTCACTCACGAACATGTTCTGCCAGGCCTCCGGGTTTCTGGTTCTCTCTACCCCTCCTACTTGGGGATCACCCCCTCcgacttcttctccttcttcttctacgggCCCCTCCTCGGATAGTGAAGTTGTAAGTGAGGTGGAATATTCATTGGCATTGcctgcagctgagccctcagacgactcaaaaGATATGcgcactgatgcttgggcagtgggagagaccggaggtgtatccctcaatatgttcctctccggccagtcaggaacatactctggcacgGAGTCTGAGTCAGATGCCTCTCGGGAAGGCTCATACTCATTTCTTGATTGGTCAATAGCTTTGTCAGCAGCCTTTATGAGCCTTTTGGTGTTTTCGATGTTTTGCCGGGCTTGCAGGGTCAATCTAATCATTCcttgtcccctaccccgggaggactctcctttccctttctatttatcacctctgcctcgtgatttcaccatGATCTGCAAAGAGAATACAGTTGaactttgttagtatcagtagaGTCAGTGAATAATTGCAGAAAAAGTTGCAGactgcggaccgtacaaaatgaagtgcggctgcAAAGAAGCTACCACGGACCCTACAAAAtgcactgcggtccgcactgaggtggggttcagactacccactatCTGATCAAAGGCACTGCGGACCGCAGAAAATGCACTGTGGTCCGCGttgaggcaccgcggaccacacaaaatccatTGCGACCACGGTCCTTAATTGTCAGCTTTTAAATAAATCTGACACTaagagaatcaaagaagaaaaaaaaggcacATGAGTGGCCTCcaaagaagcgcctgatttaacgtcgctgcacgacgcaggttaccatcaaatcacttcaGATGGAGCAGTGCCATCACATggttgtcatcaatcttgcccaggtagtgcCTGACcatgtgcccattaactctgaaaacctccccatttttgttcttcaagtcaagtgcaccaaacggagtcacaaataCCAGTTCAAAatgtccactccatttcgacttaagctttcccggaaacagacataaccgagagttgaacaagagaaccaaatcacccactttgaactccttgccacgagcatatttatcatgaaggtacttcattttgtccttgtacaaggacgaactggagtaggcatggaatcggaattcatcaagttcattaagctgctccacatgaagatttgctgccacatcccattcaagattcagcttcctcaaagcccacatggccttgtgctctaactcaaccggtagatggcaagcttacCCAAACACCAACCGACACGGAGACATATCAATcgaagtcttgtaagcagtcctataaacccatagagcatcatccaacttctctgaccaatcggtcctattgcattgaccgtctttgacaatatactcttgatttccatgtttgagacttcaacttggtcactcacttgaggatgataaggagtagaaactttgtgattgacaccataatTTTTAAGTAAAGTCTCAAaggctctattacaaaaatgagaccccccatcacttatgattgcacaaggactgccaaaccttgtaaaaatgttcttcttgagaaacgcaacaacactttgggcctcattgttgggtaaagccatggtttcaacccactttgaagcatagtcaaccgccacaatgATGTATGTGTTCCCAAGCTAACAAACGGGACCATTAAATCAATGTcccatacataaaaaatatcaacttcaagaatggtattgagaggcatcttatctttcttcgaaattccacccgctctttgatattcgtcacacctcttcacaagttcacttgcatcttgtacaaagttggccaataaaacccacaactaagaactttggaagtcgtcctcaccccaccatgatggccaccacagggagaggaatggcaagcctctaagatactcaattgctcctcctccgggacacaccttcggatcacaccatcatgcaaatcttgaacaagtatggctcatcctaatagaaatccaaactatcccgtttgagcttcttcctttggttagaagagagctcacatgggattataccagtcacaaggaaattaccaacgtccgcaaaccatggcataccattcactgaCACTGAAAGGAGTTCGtcgagaaatgaatcattgatctttagGCCATCaagaggcctcccctcctcctccaagcgggacaagtggtccgccacttggttttcactacccttccggtccacaatctccaaatcaaactcttgaagtaacaag contains:
- the LOC104217447 gene encoding uncharacterized protein → MAPTQPPSATTDMAQGPSTSTAPEIPSSTVYPLTAHRLNQTLSNINNWMQTTTSKLSVLATSVATQSVPPPPQVPQSVEDTLKELLDNQKKLIDAIDSHDKELKELAREAKKMRKSRASKESVKELRVEVERLKADHLPLDLLLHDPAPAAQPQPEQETERPPKRKRVIPHNDDAVIELEDLQGDSSS